The following coding sequences lie in one Lolium perenne isolate Kyuss_39 chromosome 2, Kyuss_2.0, whole genome shotgun sequence genomic window:
- the LOC127335653 gene encoding putative serpin-Z8 — MEATRNPMAQADLVGLAALSAGLARSLAEENAENNLVFSPLSIYAALALVAAGARGSTLDEILGVVGARSRGQLEEIVARVTADALKDQSDSGGPRVAFACGIWSELTRPLKPAFLEVVAGTYKAEASTVDFINNPEEARSQINAWVAHATSNLIGSIFGPRSITPLTRVVLGNAIYFKGKWERPFDKKRTTNKLFYRLDGGTVDDVPFMKSRSSQFIAVHDGFKVLKLRYQMAQAQGYAKESSDRNKRTKVSSDKPTQFSMCIFLPDARDGLPNLVDMIASQPDFLHEHLPKKKVEVDEFRVPKFKLSFENSVVTILKKLGLQLPFSDQADLSDMVEPDESGLPLVLSDVFHKAIIEVNEEGTEAAAVTMMSIRIGCSMRPRPPPPQVDFVADHPFAYFIVEETTGAVVFAGHVLDPSREN, encoded by the exons ATGGAAGCGACGAGGAACCCGATGGCGCAGGCTGACCTTGTCGGCCTGGCGGCGCTCTCTGCCGGTCTCGCAAGGTCCCTGGCCGAGGAGAACGCTGAAAACAACCTGGTGTTCTCGCCGCTGTCCATCTACGCCGCGCTCGCGCTCGTGGCCGCCGGTGCTCGGGGATCCACCCTGGACGAGATCCTCGGCGTCGTCGGCGCCCGATCACGCGGCCAGCTCGAAGAGATCGTCGCCCGTGTGACGGCGGACGCACTCAAGGACCAATCCGACTCCGGTGGTCCGCGCGTCGCCTTCGCGTGCGGCATCTGGAGCGAGCTCACGCGTCCTCTGAAACCAGCCTTCCTGGAGGTCGTCGCCGGCACGTACAAGGCAGAGGCCAGcaccgtcgacttcatcaacaaccCAGAGGAAGCACGGAGCCAGATCAACGCGTGGGTAGCGCATGCCACGAGCAATCTGATCGGATCCATCTTCGGTCCGCGATCAATCACCCCGCTCACCCGCGTGGTGCTCGGCAACGCCATATACTTCAAGGGCAAGTGGGAAAGGCCCTTCGACAAGAAGCGCACAACCAACAAGCTTTTCTACCGCCTGGACGGCGGCACCGTCGACGATGTGCCCTTCATGAAGAGCCGGTCGTCCCAGTTCATCGCGGTGCACGACGGATTCAAGGTGCTGAAACTCCGGTACCAGATGGCACAAGCGCAAG GCTATGCGAAGGAGTCCTCTGATCGTAACAAGCGCACCAAGGTGTCCTCTGACAAGCCTACACAGTTCTCTATGTGCATCTTCCTCCCTGATGCCCGCGACGGTTTGCCGAACCTGGTTGACATGATAGCATCCCAGCCCGACTTTCTGCACGAGCACCTGCCGAAGAAGAAGGTCGAAGTCGACGAGTTCCGGGTCCCAAAGTTTAAGTTGTCCTTCGAAAACAGCGTCGTCACCATTCTCAAAAAGCTGGGGCTTCAGTTGCCATTCAGTGACCAAGCCGATCTGTCTGACATGGTAGAGCCTGATGAATCCGGCTTGCCATTGGTCCTGAGTGATGTCTTTCATAAGGCGATTATCGAGGTAAACGAGGAAGGCACCGAAGCTGCGGCTGTCACCATGATGAGCATAAGGATAGGATGTTCGATGAGACCACGGCCGCCACCTCCCCAAGTAGATTTTGTCGCTGACCATCCGTTTGCCTACTTCATAGTGGAGGAGACGACCGGTGCAGTTGTGTTTGCAGGGCATGTCCTCGACCCATCTAGAGAGAACTAG